A genomic region of Anaerolineae bacterium contains the following coding sequences:
- a CDS encoding Arc family DNA-binding protein, with translation MELYVRTITVKNVPGELYERLKQSAEANRRSINSEVIVCIERALRSRQVDTEAVLARARRLRQETSGHPISDNEFAEAKATGRP, from the coding sequence ATGGAGTTGTACGTGCGCACGATCACGGTGAAGAACGTACCCGGCGAGTTGTACGAGCGTCTGAAGCAGTCTGCCGAAGCCAACCGCCGAAGCATCAACAGCGAGGTCATCGTGTGTATTGAGCGCGCCCTTCGCAGCCGCCAGGTGGACACTGAGGCGGTCCTGGCCAGAGCGCGGAGGCTGCGCCAAGAGACGAGCGGACACCCAATTAGCGATAATGAGTTCGCGGAGGCGAAAGCGACTGGCCGCCCATGA
- a CDS encoding type II toxin-antitoxin system VapC family toxin yields the protein MIVVDTNVIGYLYLTSERSVQAEQAFLKDQRWAAPLLWRSEFRNVLAICLRRKVLTLETARQIMNEAMDLMSGREYEVVSSHVLHLVAQSTCSAYDCEFVALAQDLGVPLVTVDRQVLAQFPDIALELGSYAAGKGR from the coding sequence ATGATAGTTGTAGACACGAACGTCATTGGTTATCTGTACCTCACAAGCGAACGGTCGGTGCAGGCAGAGCAAGCTTTTCTCAAGGATCAGCGATGGGCCGCGCCGCTGCTCTGGCGCAGCGAGTTCCGCAACGTACTGGCGATCTGCTTGCGCAGGAAGGTCCTGACTCTGGAGACGGCGCGGCAGATCATGAATGAAGCTATGGACCTGATGTCAGGTCGGGAGTATGAGGTCGTGTCGTCACACGTGCTGCACCTGGTGGCCCAGAGTACATGCTCTGCGTATGACTGTGAGTTTGTGGCTTTGGCTCAGGATCTGGGCGTGCCTCTGGTGACCGTTGACAGGCAAGTCCTAGCCCAGTTCCCCGATATTGCCCTGGAACTGGGCAGTTACGCTGCAGGTAAGGGCCGATGA
- a CDS encoding glucosamine-6-phosphate deaminase, with protein sequence MDHVVRQPSTERAIKADALRVEIFPSREALGEAAAGDVAERMRQCIAEEGKVTMVFASAPSQNEFLASLAAEPGIDWGKVVAFHLDEYVGLPGDAPQGFGNFLRRHLFDKVQPGTIFFMNGNAPDPEAECRRYAELLEEYPLDIACIGIGENGHIAFNDPHVADFDDPVKVKLVQLDERSRMQQVHDGCFASLDDVPKTAITMTIPAIVAAAAVHCMVPGSTKAAAVRCTVQGPISTDCPASILRRHRDATLYVDVDSAAELKGIGYRL encoded by the coding sequence ATGGACCATGTTGTGCGGCAGCCCTCTACGGAGAGGGCGATCAAGGCAGATGCTCTCAGGGTTGAGATCTTCCCGAGCCGCGAGGCTCTGGGCGAGGCGGCCGCCGGCGATGTGGCGGAGCGCATGCGCCAGTGTATTGCGGAGGAGGGAAAGGTGACGATGGTATTCGCCTCGGCGCCCTCGCAAAACGAGTTCCTGGCCAGCCTGGCGGCGGAGCCGGGGATAGACTGGGGCAAGGTAGTGGCTTTCCACCTGGACGAGTACGTGGGCCTACCAGGTGATGCCCCACAGGGTTTCGGGAACTTCCTGCGTCGGCACCTGTTCGACAAGGTGCAGCCTGGCACCATCTTCTTCATGAATGGCAATGCGCCCGACCCGGAGGCGGAGTGCCGGCGGTATGCAGAGCTCTTAGAGGAGTACCCCCTCGACATCGCCTGCATCGGCATCGGCGAGAACGGCCACATCGCCTTCAATGACCCTCACGTCGCCGACTTCGACGACCCGGTGAAGGTGAAGCTGGTTCAGCTAGACGAGCGCAGCCGCATGCAGCAGGTACACGATGGCTGCTTCGCCAGCCTGGACGACGTGCCCAAGACGGCGATCACCATGACCATACCGGCCATCGTCGCTGCGGCGGCGGTGCACTGTATGGTGCCGGGATCCACCAAGGCTGCTGCCGTCCGCTGCACCGTGCAGGGTCCCATCAGCACCGATTGCCCGGCGAGCATCCTGCGCCGTCACCGAGACGCTACCCTGTACGTGGACGTGGACTCAGCGGCCGAACTGAAGGGGATAGGTTATAGGTTATAG
- a CDS encoding amidohydrolase, whose protein sequence is MSLEMDKIDVHVHCGPYNVSLIRNTTFEGLTGNLMPRANIKIACISHTESVFHEMTRGNARLFRALEHYPQLRGYIYVDPLRPEESVREIERYASHPQAVGIKSRSDYHGVPFDGPEYRRILEAAERHGLAMLHHTFSPEVARQMASVIGSVDMNFIIAHSGGGSWRTVVPMLAEYPNAYMDLCSSIIDRGKARAIAGMVGVDRMVFGSDMNLISPFWTIGMFEEGGFTEEELRRIYWDNARQVIGDRL, encoded by the coding sequence ATGAGCCTGGAGATGGACAAGATAGACGTTCACGTTCATTGCGGCCCTTACAACGTGTCGCTCATCCGCAACACCACGTTCGAGGGCCTAACCGGCAACCTCATGCCCCGGGCAAACATCAAGATCGCCTGCATATCGCACACCGAGTCGGTGTTCCATGAGATGACGCGGGGCAACGCCAGGCTCTTCCGCGCCCTGGAGCACTACCCTCAGCTGCGGGGCTACATCTACGTAGACCCGCTTCGCCCCGAAGAATCCGTGCGCGAGATCGAGAGGTACGCCTCTCACCCTCAGGCAGTGGGGATCAAGAGTCGCTCCGACTACCATGGCGTCCCCTTCGACGGGCCCGAGTACCGCCGCATCCTGGAGGCGGCGGAGCGACACGGCCTGGCCATGCTCCATCATACCTTCAGCCCAGAGGTCGCTCGCCAGATGGCCTCCGTCATAGGCAGTGTAGACATGAACTTCATCATCGCGCATTCCGGCGGGGGCAGCTGGCGTACGGTGGTCCCCATGCTGGCCGAGTACCCCAATGCCTACATGGACTTGTGCTCCAGCATCATTGATCGGGGCAAGGCCCGGGCTATCGCCGGCATGGTAGGGGTAGACCGAATGGTCTTCGGGAGCGACATGAACCTCATCAGCCCCTTCTGGACCATCGGCATGTTCGAGGAGGGAGGTTTCACCGAGGAGGAGCTGCGCCGCATCTACTGGGACAACGCAAGGCAGGTTATAGGGGACAGGTTATAG